In Gammaproteobacteria bacterium (ex Lamellibrachia satsuma), a single genomic region encodes these proteins:
- a CDS encoding copper chaperone PCu(A)C: MRLNLFGALLLAVGAQVSAGDVGGMVDVDDPYVRGVPPGQPNTAAFMGLTNRDQRGHALVGAQSPVAKVVELHTHTMEGGMMRMRPVKQVDLPAGQEVRLQPGGLHLMLIGLKQKLKSGENVPVTLLFEDGSTKAMQVPVRKIRVHMKKMQHM, encoded by the coding sequence ATGAGATTGAATCTGTTTGGTGCACTTCTGCTTGCCGTTGGGGCGCAGGTTTCTGCGGGAGATGTCGGTGGTATGGTCGATGTTGATGACCCATATGTGCGCGGGGTGCCGCCGGGGCAGCCCAATACTGCCGCTTTCATGGGGCTGACTAACCGTGATCAGCGGGGGCATGCCCTGGTAGGGGCGCAGAGCCCTGTCGCCAAGGTGGTGGAGTTGCACACTCACACCATGGAGGGCGGCATGATGCGCATGCGTCCCGTGAAGCAGGTCGATCTGCCGGCCGGCCAGGAGGTCAGGCTACAGCCTGGCGGGCTGCATCTCATGCTTATCGGCCTGAAACAAAAACTGAAGTCGGGAGAGAATGTACCGGTCACACTGTTGTTTGAGGATGGCTCCACCAAGGCCATGCAAGTGCCTGTGCGCAAGATTCGTGTGCACATGAAGAAAATGCAGCACATGTAG
- a CDS encoding cytochrome c, which translates to MKTLVLSASAAVLSLGMIGSVAAADGAALFKAKTCFSCHGQDAKTPIMPMYPKLAGQSADYAFNQMKDIKSGARNNGQTAAMKGIMAMVSEDEMKAIAKWLSTL; encoded by the coding sequence ATGAAAACTTTGGTGCTGTCCGCCAGCGCTGCCGTCCTGTCCCTGGGAATGATTGGTTCCGTTGCCGCTGCCGATGGCGCCGCACTCTTCAAGGCAAAGACCTGCTTCTCCTGCCATGGTCAGGATGCCAAGACTCCGATCATGCCGATGTACCCCAAACTGGCCGGTCAGAGTGCTGACTATGCCTTCAATCAGATGAAAGACATCAAGAGCGGCGCCCGTAACAATGGCCAGACCGCTGCGATGAAGGGCATCATGGCTATGGTCTCTGAAGACGAGATGAAGGCGATTGCCAAGTGGCTGAGTACCCTGTAA
- a CDS encoding YqhA family protein, with amino-acid sequence MFENFLWNSRLVVLSAVVASLAAALAMFYMASVDAVYMIGHLAHYASPDLTTEARIELRSSTVTHVVEIVDGYLLATVLLIFSLGLYELFISKIDQAENSEGASKVLMITSLDDLKSRLAKVVMMILVVRYFEFALGMDFTTPMDLLQFAGGIALLGLALYLSHMSDKGGSH; translated from the coding sequence ATGTTCGAGAATTTCCTCTGGAACAGTCGCCTGGTGGTGCTGTCCGCAGTGGTGGCAAGTCTGGCTGCTGCCTTGGCCATGTTCTATATGGCGTCGGTGGATGCAGTCTATATGATCGGGCACCTGGCGCACTATGCCTCACCCGATCTGACAACTGAAGCCCGGATCGAACTGCGCTCCTCTACTGTGACCCATGTAGTGGAGATCGTGGATGGCTATCTGTTGGCGACGGTATTGCTGATCTTCTCTCTGGGTCTCTATGAACTCTTCATCAGCAAGATCGATCAGGCGGAAAACAGTGAAGGCGCCTCCAAGGTGCTGATGATCACCAGTCTGGACGACCTCAAGAGCCGCCTGGCCAAGGTGGTGATGATGATTCTGGTGGTGCGCTATTTCGAGTTCGCCCTGGGAATGGATTTCACTACCCCCATGGATCTGTTGCAGTTTGCCGGTGGCATCGCGTTGCTCGGGCTGGCGCTCTACCTCTCCCACATGTCGGACAAGGGTGGCAGCCATTGA